The sequence TGAGACGATCTGTGAGATGATCACAGATGTAGTTCCTGAGGTGAGCCTGTTTTTCAAGTCTTTCTCCAGATCAGGAGAAAGAATTATTTTGGTTGCCCCAATAAAAGTGGAGGTTGCTACTAGCATTTAATGTCTGGCAATCAGGAATTTTCCTAGGACTTCCCTGTGACTGTGACTTGTCGTATGCATGATAGTATGTAGTGTTTTTGGTGAGAAACATTAAGGAGGATATTCTGTGTCATACTGCAATCCTCTGAGAGAGAATGTCGTCTAACCATAGTGTTATTTTTCAGAGGTGTCTATCCAGTGGAAGAACTTAAATCTCCAAAATTGTGGATTTAAGATCTTGCATTTCTCCTGTTTCCGCTGCTTGGCTTAATGTTTTAAGCAGGGGATGGATAGCTAGAAAAAAATTGGTTTATATCATTGAGTCTTTtcaaagagacataaacagatgCCACGTACCCTAGTTTTAATTTGTACATCACcagtagtcattaaaaaaaaatacatctatggATCTGTTTGGAGACTCTAGGtccacaattaaaaattaaagagtacTGGCATGTGGCCAGCATTCCGCCAGTTGGAAGACTCTTATGTCAGTCTGCTtggcaaagttttattttattttattttattttatttttttgcttggCAAAGTTTTAAAGCTGCATATAGAAAGGGAGACCAagaactcctcttttttttttttttttttttttaagcactccTCTTTTAGAACTCTACCCCCATATGTGAAGGATTGTAATACCTGGTGCTCCATTGACTCCCAGAGTTAATTTGATCAGCTGGCTAGTTAAGTAAGTAGCAATCTGATTCATTTTtggtgctctctccctctcataggTTGAATCTCCTTCTCAAATGGATGTTGAATTGGTGAGTGGGTCTCCTGTGACGCTCTCACCTCAGCCTCGATGTGTGAGGTCCGGCTGTGAGAATCCTCCCGTTGTGAGTAAGGACTGGGACAATGAGTACTGCAGCAATGAATGTGTGGTAAAGCACTGCAGGTGAGTTTACAGTTTGCCTTCTTATAATTCAGGTATTACTAAGTTAACTGTTGGGAAACATGGCAAACCTGAGCGTATAATCAGAATCACCCGACCTTAGGTAGACTAGATTGTTATATATACGTCTGATTATGGGGGCTACTAGAAAAGGTCCCCTGCTTAAGAGCTTACATTTGCCATATAGACAGATGATATAATTAGCAGTTTCTGCTTTTTGGTTACATATGCTCTTGTAAAAAATTATAACACTTTAAGCTGTTAGATTACAGATATTAGCTTAGCCTTTCCTTAGCAGAAATCCAACCACTCAGGGAATTAGAATTCGAGgaggggaacacctgggtggctcagtgatggagcgtctgcctttggctcagggcatgatcccagagtcccacgtcggacatggagcctgcttttcctccctctgcctgtgtctctgactctttctgtgtttctcatgaataaataaaatcttaaaaaaaaaaaaaaagaatttgaggacCATTATGCCAAGTGCTAAGTAGCACAATAAGATGCCAGGTGTGGCAGGAGTAGGGGTGGATGGTAGGGGCAAGAGAAGTTCTGAAGATTTTGCCCATCTCCTCAGTTTTCCGGGGATTTACCTTTATCTATGAAACAAGTATTGGTACTTTCTTAGTCAAATCGTCTTCAGTAAATTAGGACAGCCTAAACTTTCGAGGCCCACTGTCCTTATATTCCTATTGGGTAATATCATTTCATCTTAATGAAGCTATTTAAGAGAGTTTAAAAGagtatatcaaaaaataaataaataaataaaataaaagagcacaCCTAGGCTGTAattctaaatttatatgtatCTCTCTTCTCTTGTAGGGATGTCTTCTTGGCCTGGGTGGCTTCTAGAAATTCAAACACAGTGGTGTTTGTGAAGTAGTCCTTCCTGTTCTCCAAGCCAGTGAAGATTTATCTGCTGGGAATGTCTAAGAGCCTTTTTATAAAACAAGCTGAGCTTCTGGTAGTGCCTGATCTCAACCCATGACGGTCTTCATGCTTCTCCCCTTTCTGTCTCTTCATCAGGGGCCAGTGTGGAGCAAGGCCGGGGAGTTTGCTATAACCTGGAACTGCTTTTTACTTTCAAGTACAAGTGAGCATTGCAGTGAGCATTGCAGGGGAGAGGTGAAGGGAATATGGACAAGCAGAACATAGGGGTGGTACTGGTGGGGGCTGTCTGAGGAAATGCAATATAATTGTCATAGGACATGCCTCAAGTTATTAAAATGATGGGAGAGACTCAGCTTTGAGCCTAGGATAAAACACTGTGCATCCATTTTAAAGGGGATAAAAGGTTGCATTATAGGTTACCTCTTAAACAGGAATGATTGCTATCACACCTCTACATTGCTTTGAGAACTAAAGTTTTCAACAGAATAGGCACACTGGGCTATAGGGGAACTATCATCACCtaggagtttatttatttctctttacaaATAATGTTATTTCTGTAGTCCATGACCATCCTTCTTGCAGTTACCACATTTTATGAGTGTAAGGGGCAGAAGTCTATATCCTTAATATAAGAGGTTTTACGAAAGTCTAAAGAAGTTGTGTTCACTTGTGTTTAAtgaaatctctctttaaaaatgtagGCTTTCTGTACACTGTaggaattcatttaaatttaatgtaagaTGGGCTTATTTTTCTTGGAAGTacgtaaaggaaaaaaaagatgagcaaagCTACATAGCTGTAACACAATAAACTATTTAGAGCATGTTAGCCCTAATAACCTTAAGTGAAATCAGATCTTACCTTGAGAAAAAGCTGTCCTAGAGAACCCCCTTCTTGATTACGATGTTCACGTAGTACTAACTGCTAATCACTTTGATCCTATACAGTATAATCAACATTTTAATGCTTTGTGTCCACTCATTAAATTTGAACCCTTACAACCCAATGAGGTAGATAGTATTCCCAACTTACATATAAGAAATCCTACTGAGAGATAAGTTACACAAGATCACACACtgttaagtggcagagccagatttTGACCTTGAAATCCCAACTATGatacaaacttttatttaaataaggggaaaaaaactattgTACAAATAGTACTCTTCAGATGCAGCCTGCAGAGCCATGTAAGGAAGTGCTTCTATAGATTTTTAGGTTTAGAGATGATACCATCTGGATACCTTTGCTTGAACCGAGCAACCACATCTGGGTCTAGTAGGTGGATCCCATCCAGTTGGTTTCCAAGGGTGATCCTGAAGCAAGAATAAAGGGGTAAACCAAAAAATCCTAGAATTAAAaggcttaatattgttaaaagatACATACCTTTTATTAAGCCTGCCTATCCTCTCATCAGATATTCATGCcaatttttttaagaccttaacATTAGAATAGTATTTGGTCGTATGACTGGTTAGGAATTGGGCACAGATTTTGATGTTAAAACAGGCTGGATCTGTATTACTCAAGGGTAACAGACAACTAACCAGGCGTACTTCACAAAGTTGCTGCCAGTCAGtatatttttggataaataaaatgctagCAGCAGGTCTTTCAAAGCTCTACTAACAGGATGAAAGATACTAAAACTGTTGACAGGATAAGTGGATTCTTAACCACCAGGGAGCAGATTCAATACATCCCATAGAATAACTGACGAAGACCCTTAGTAGAGACCCTAGAGAGCAGAGGTTTGAGTCTTAAAACCTGTTGGGTCTCCAGTGTTACGTTGCAGAACCCCATAGAACAGTTTAAATACAAGCTTGGATGGCTTATGAATCCTCTGAAGCCTGTTTTTAGACTATAATGCGTCTAACATCCATTCTCAACCATAAACGAGGGCTAGTGTGTCTTCTGGTTGCCTACCAGTTGGGCTGCACATTGTGTGGTCGTCCAAATAACTCAATCTTGCGAGTGCCAGGGGACAGTCTCTCAATCATGCCATAGATTTCATCTGGTTTATGACTGGTAGAACGAACCTAGGAGAGCAAGGCTCTAGTTAACTTTTAAGTTACCAAAGACTGCAATTCTAGCCCTTTCCATTTATGTTTATGATCAAATGAGAGAACCCGAAACACACCTGACTTGAGTAATGCAGAAGGTTTGGATGCCTGGGGAAGCACATACCTCAGCTACGATCACATCGCAGTCCAGACCCTGGTTGAAGCCTTGGGGATTTCCTTTGACACCAACCTGCTCACCACAGAGAACAGATTACCTTATGGAACCCCAGCATTTGAACTTTTTCTCAATAAGATGTCCAACAATTCCTCTTTCTGCTCAACCTATTGAACTGGGCCCTGTTGCTGCTCACCAAGCAGTGTTCCTTCCCATGGTTCAACCAGTGACCTGTACGGCCTGTCCGAATGATACGCTGCAGTTGATTTGTCTTCACCCAAATAATTTCATCTACCCGTTCATAACTGTGGGACATAAGAAAGAGAGCTAGAGCTTTAATCAGGCTTTCACAGTTTAGGGGTAGTACCATTTACTCTACGAGGCAAGGACTCAAAGGGAATACTCTGGGAGAAGAGAACACATCTCAACTACAgcaattctctttttatttccatcaAAAGAAAGCAACACAACAATCACTACTTACCCCCAGAGATTCAGACATTCTCTGCCCAACTCCATGGCCCTAAAAAGAAAAGGGTTAAACAGCTACTTGcatatccatattttttaatCCCTTCAAAATACTGAAGTGTTTTCAGTAGACATTCCATGAACATTTACATGCAAGACACCATTAGGGCAACAGGATGAATCTAAGAATGGAAACAtagtgtctaaaaaaaaaaaaaaaaaaggaaacatagtgTCTATTCTCAATGGCCTTACctttcacaaggaaaaaaatggtaaatagaATTTAGGTATCATTTGTGTTATAAACAGGCATTAGGTCTCAGTAGCAAAAATAATAGCAGGGCTAGGAAAACCCAGGATTTTATCCCCACCCAGTACCTACTCTGTACTATATCTGCCCATACCTACATATCTTTGAACTGCATTACCTGCCTGTGacccagaggaagagaaagccatCATCCTGCAGTACTGGTATGTTGAGCCTGCGCATCTCATCATCTGTCAGGGTCCCGTAGGGCAGCTCCATGTGAATATCCCAGGGTGGGTCAGCCATCACAACTGCAAACTTGCCCAAGATACTGACGTCCAGGTAGCGGATATCACAACAGATCCACTGCATAAGGTGGTATTTGGTCATCTTTCCTTCCTTGACTCTAAGATTCATGGCCCCAGTCCctcttttctgtttgattttccTGTTCCCTTGTAAATATGTATATCCCACATCATTCCCAATCAGCAAAGGTGATTATGATTATGCCTGCTTTCCTACATGTATGGCTGCCCTACTCAGAAGTCCCTAAGCTGAAGTAAGTTTTCTGAGCAGACAGTTACCTGAGGAGGGAAGAGTCGATCTGCATTGGAGTCCCCTCCAACACTCTGTGTAAGGGCAAGCTCCTGGCTAGGTGTATGGTCTTTGCTCCCAGGAGCCTCAGAATCCATGCAAGCATCAATTTCATAGTGAACATATTTGCAGGTATCCATGTGGAAACATGTGTTAAGGAAAGAACAGTCACCTAATGACTCATCAGTGTGTTTATTGATGATTCGTCTGGGAATTTAAGGGAGGGAGAATGAAAATCAAGACGGTGTTCCAGAGTTAGATCCCATAGTTCAAGTtctaaattgtttaaaatttttctttttttttttatcctctccTAATTTTATCTTTAGAGCTTGCTCCAAGAGTTTTCACAGAAAGGAGGCAAGTGACATGGAAATCCATAAATAACACTAACTAAAGAATTTAATTCCTCTGTAAGCAAAGACAACTTTCTTAGGACAGGAAAGAAAGGCTTTTTGGTTAGAGCTGATCTAAGAGCCCAGGTTCCTATTTCTTCTAAGATCATCCTCCTTCCAGAGAACCTTAAGTTGTACAGGGCTTCAGAGACAAAGATGCCTTAATACTGCAAGAAagggacattaaaaagaaaacatctgttTGGGAGTGCAGTCTATTTCCTCCCATAGAACACTACTTCTGAAAGTACACCTTCTAAGATAAATCATTAAAACCATTTAATAATAGGATCAAAGACAGAACCCCAGTGACTGGAAGCAATGTGCTAAAAAGGAATGACTGCTTCCAggagccctgccccaccccctacctctctccctcccaagaCACCTGAAGTGCAGCTTGCGGCAGGGCCTGTCAGCATCGCTGGCTTTCATGCACTCCTCTTTGGTTCCATAGTCACAGAATTCTTGTACTTGGGCCCGACCTCGTGAGCGAAACTTCTCAACAATGGACTGTTCCTTGGCTGTTGTTGTATTTAATAACTCTAGGATCTCCTGACTGACCTGTGACATAAGAAGTCTTAGGCTTAAAAGGGTTTGCAGATAAAATGAGCCCTAAACCACCTCCCTAAATTCTACGTGACAGTGTCATGTTATAAGTGGTCAATGAGCTAACCTGATATGGAAaaactgggaaggaagaaaaaaggaaaactggaacCCTAAGAGAAGAGATTGGTCACGGGTTCAGTCCTTTCTCACAAATCTGCATTTGGGATGGTATTAAAATATAAGCAGCTTGGTTCCTACTGCTAAGCATTAAGCTAACCTTCCCTCCCCAGGAAAGCAATCCTTTCTACCAAAACCACTTCTATTTACATAACCAAGACACAGTAAGTACTGTACTGTTTAGCTGTGTCTGTGCAACAGTTCTGTAAGGGAGGGTACTCTGGTTGTCCTCAcattacagatgagaagactcaGGCTCAGGAGAAGTTAAATTAACTTCTTCATATTTACACAGCTAAAAGTAGCAAATGGATAAGAATTCACGTAGGCCCAATATTTATATTCAGAACCACAGTGAACTGCCAATTCACATTGTTTAATCATCAGTTTCCATAATTAATGGTCCATGTAACTCCCTTCCAGTATCCATCTCCATTCATCTCCTATTTCTATATTTGTGTCCCTCTTCTGTTGACCTAATGATTCTTCCAATGATAAACATTCTCTAAATCAGTTTCTCAACACTGgcattattgacatttggggTGAAGTAATTCTTTGTTGTATGGGGATTATTCTATGATTGTAGGACGCTTGGCAGCATCACTTGCCTCTACCCACTAAATGCCTGTAGCACTCCTGTGTTAGGACAACCACAGTATCTCCAGACATTGACAAACGTTTTCTGGGGGTAGGAAAGGGAGCAAAATTATCCCcagtggagggatgcctgggtggctcagtggttgagcaactgcctttggctcaggtcacgatcccaggctgccaggatcgagtcccgcatcaggctacccatgaggagcctgcttcttcctctgcctatgtctctcatgaacaaataattaaatctaaaaaaaaaaatgtatatatatatatatatatatatatatatatatatatatatatatatatattatccccagttgagaaccactattcTAAACCTTCAACCCTACAGCAAGAACTCCTCTTTGTCCTTAGGGGTAAATCCCTCCCAAAGCTGtaattaaaagtatatatgtaaggattgcctggttggctcagttggtagagcatgcaactcttgcaCTTGGGGCTGTGAAAGtctgagccccacaatgggtgtggagattacttagagatcttaaacacacacacacacacacacacacacacacacaaacccaaagCATATGTATACAAGCATTTCCATCTACCCCTACCTTCTTACTCTGTTGTTCCTTAGTAGACTGTTGGTTCAGAAGGCTCTCTATCTCCAGATCAACATCTGAGgcagcatgtttccttgatttcttGGTTGGCTCCTTGGCTGTTTCTGATGCTGAAGAGGCCAGACCAGAGGCCAAAGAGCTCGCAAAGGCAGCTACTGTGGTTGAGTCCTGCTCTGCACGCCGCTTCTGCCCTGTGATAGTCCCTGCTACCTCCCCAGGGCCCTTCTTTTCTGCCACCGCGCCCATCATGGCAGAAAGCTTGGAATGATCAGCATAGGTCACAAGAGTGGGATGCGCGTCATCTTGTAAGAGACCTCGTTTTACCTCAATCAACTCCTGAGCTGCAAACTTCTGTAGGAGGCTTTCCACACCATCTTGAGTGGCAGGGGCATCTGGctagggaaggaggggaggggaaggcaatAAGACACTGGCCATGAACTGAAACAAAGGAGTAGTATCTCCCAACCCCGTCTTTTCAGGTTATTACCGTGGAGATGGCAAGACGGATGGACACAGCATCAGTGGGCAATGTTAAGGCCAGATCAGAGAGGTGGTGTAGCAATTTCTTCTCTAACTCGGGGTCTGTAGCTAGTTCAGGAACTGCGGAAGCTGTGCTGGGCTTAGGGCCCCCAGACGTGGGCACAGTAGGCACTGGGCTATCACTGCGAAAGTTGGGTGACAGCGCTGCCTCTGGATTTCGTAGATCTAGAAGTgaagagaagtgaagaaaatgaCACAGGGCAACCACCGTAGGTCTATATGCTCCTTAGGAGTCAGTTCTCCAGCTCGTACTTTCATTTCATGTAAAGAATatctggccaaaaaaaaaaaaaaaagagtatctggCCAAATTTAGCACTAGATCACCTTTCCTCAATCATATACAATATACAAGCATTCACTGCTTTGCCGAGATAATCCTGGATTTTCTGTCAACCACTTACCTTTTCTCTATTGGGTATGAGGTATTTTCCTAATTCCTGTGCCTGCTGTGTTTCAAAGGAAATTAGCAGCATGGTAGATTTAAATgtccatggggatccctggatggctcagcagtttggcacctgcctttgacccagggtgcgatcctggagtcccgggatcgagtcccacatcaggctcctggcatggagcctgcttctccctcctcctgtgtctctgcctctctctctctctctctctctctctctctctcgtaaataaataaataaataaataaataaatctttaaaaaaataaataaacgtcCATACCACCTCCCTTCAGTCACTCTAAATGACAACTGAAATAACCCAAAtttaggggcacttggtgggaaagtatgtgaagcacctgcctttggctcacatgtcccagagtcctgggatcaagccttgaatctggctctctgctcaactgcagtctgcttctctccctttgcctgctgctctgcctacttgtgctctctgtcaaatacataaaatctttaaaagtaaaggtttgatttttaagtaatctctacacccaacttacaagcctgagatcaagaggctcacacactactgactgagccagccaggtgcccctagactgcGTCCTTtaacaaacacaaaaatcttaaaaaacattgtGGAAACCCTGGTCACCAAATGAGATTTCCTGACCATTTTTCTCACTTACCCTACTACTTTATAAACCAGGTAGCCATCACAACCTTAACAAGACTTAAGAATTCAAATTAGGATAAAATACTACCTTTTAGGAAGCTTAGTATCTATGATCGTTTACTTAAAATACAGAtgggggcatctggttggctcagtcgggagagcatgcgattcttgatcttggggttgtgaatataagccccatgctgggtgagattacttaaaagattacttaaaaataaaatctttaggggcacctcagtggttcagtcggttaagcgtctgccttcagctcaggtcatgatcctggggtcctgggactgagccccacatgggtccCCCTCCTCAgcggaagcctgcttctcctctgacATTTCCCTGTttgtgccctctttctctctcacataaataaaatctttaaaaaatcaggatttcagggacgcctgggaggctcagcagttgggcgtctgtctgcctttggctcagggtatgatccgggtgttctgggatcaagtccagcatcaggctccctgcggggagcctgcttctccctctgcctgtgtctctccttctctctctcaagaataaataaataaaatctttaaaatatatatatataatggggcTAAAGGAAGATGTAGAGAAGTTTTAAGTCAATACTCAGGATATGGTCATTTGTTAGGCAGCTAtgtaatctttaatattttaggtAAGCCATAAATTATTATCCATTACCCCTCCCACTTAATTCATATTCAAACTTTGTGCCAAGTATCTTACATATGTTGCTGCCATTAgtatgagttttattttgttttttaaaaaaggcttaaggtacctgggtggctcagttggttaagtatccaactcttggttttggctcaggtccagatctcatgggtcctgaaattgagtcccCTCATCAGGCtacttgctcagcagggagtctgctagaagattctctccctctgcccctccctccactcgcCAGTGcaccctctctaaataaatcttttaaaaaaatgaacacctggggatccctgggtggctcagcggtttagcacctgcctttggcccaggatgtggtcctggagacctgggatcaagtcccacatcgggctccctgcatggggcctacttctccctctgcctgtgtctctgcctctctctgtgtgtctcatgagtaaatatataaaatctttaaaaaagaaaataaatgaacacctaaagggatgcctgggtggctcagggcgtgatcccggggtcccaccCAGAGTTTCCTTccagtctttattattatttttgtgtgtgttaagaTCATTTAATGTAAGATCTATGTAAGATTTTTTTGtcttagaaaaaattttttagtttaattattttttaattttaaaaattaatctctacacctaacactGGGGTGGAACTGACAACCctcaccaagatcaagagtaacatGCTCTGAGGCTGacccagccaggtgtcccttaccatcttataaaatttaaagtatacaatatagtataaGTAGATCTCTACAACTTATTTAACTTGCATAAATGAAGCTTTGTACCCTATGACCatcacctccccactcccctcactCCAGCCCCTAGCAATCAGCATTCTACTATGACTTTACTATTTTAGATTCTGTCTCAAATATGACCTAGTGAGATTatgtaatatttgtctttttgtatctgacttatttcacttagcataatgttctcttTGTCCACCCATACTGTCACAAGCAGCAGGACTTCCTTtgttttagggctgaataatattccacagtatgcatattccattttctttatccaatcatccaATGATAAACAGGTCGTTTCCATACCTTGCCTATTGTAACACCATGAACACCGGTGTAGGTACCTCTTAGAGATCCGGATTTCAATTTCTTTGGATacctagaagtgagattgctggaaaATATGTATGgtagttcttctttttttgttggttttttttgaggaaccaccatactattttccataatgtcTATACCAATTTaagttcccaccaacagtgaatcagggttcccttttctccttgccaacatgtatcttttgatttttttatttaataacagCTGTCTTAACAATTATGAGgggatatctcattatggtttttatttgcatttccttgattagtgatgctgaagaacttttcatatacctgttggccatttgtatgtcttccttggagatcTTTTACATCTTGATTTTGCATATTTTGCTTTTTGCCACGtgacttaaaagaaaatgagagcacGCTCACTGATTAAAATGTCaagggggggatgcctgggtggctcagtggttgagtgtctgccttcggctcaggtcatgatcccaggggccggggatcgagtcccgctgcaggctccctgcagggagcctgcttctccctctgcctgtgtctctgcctctctctctgtgtctctcatgaataaataaaatctaataaataaataaataaataaataaataaataaaatgtcaaggggccctgggtggctcagtcggttaagcatccaactcagtTATCAGGTCAGGTCTTgttctcagagtcatgagttcaagccccacattgggctccacacccagtgtgaa is a genomic window of Vulpes vulpes isolate BD-2025 chromosome 10, VulVul3, whole genome shotgun sequence containing:
- the METTL3 gene encoding N(6)-adenosine-methyltransferase catalytic subunit METTL3, with amino-acid sequence MSDTWSSIQAHKKQLDSLRERLQRRRKQDSGHLDLRNPEAALSPNFRSDSPVPTVPTSGGPKPSTASAVPELATDPELEKKLLHHLSDLALTLPTDAVSIRLAISTPDAPATQDGVESLLQKFAAQELIEVKRGLLQDDAHPTLVTYADHSKLSAMMGAVAEKKGPGEVAGTITGQKRRAEQDSTTVAAFASSLASGLASSASETAKEPTKKSRKHAASDVDLEIESLLNQQSTKEQQSKKVSQEILELLNTTTAKEQSIVEKFRSRGRAQVQEFCDYGTKEECMKASDADRPCRKLHFRRIINKHTDESLGDCSFLNTCFHMDTCKYVHYEIDACMDSEAPGSKDHTPSQELALTQSVGGDSNADRLFPPQWICCDIRYLDVSILGKFAVVMADPPWDIHMELPYGTLTDDEMRRLNIPVLQDDGFLFLWVTGRAMELGRECLNLWGYERVDEIIWVKTNQLQRIIRTGRTGHWLNHGKEHCLVGVKGNPQGFNQGLDCDVIVAEVRSTSHKPDEIYGMIERLSPGTRKIELFGRPHNVQPNWITLGNQLDGIHLLDPDVVARFKQRYPDGIISKPKNL